A region of Methanobacteriaceae archaeon DNA encodes the following proteins:
- a CDS encoding DUF2769 domain-containing protein produces MVKIDFNKANMDKCLCYKCKVQKNSSCVKDKVILLNERVLGLDVDISWALDPDEFPGLYCTSGKTSCKDVEFHEECICPECDLWKENDLASALPKGSFCADGPSSSCELGQCKPLSKDIGEKILRKYYTPF; encoded by the coding sequence ATGGTGAAAATAGATTTCAATAAGGCAAATATGGATAAATGCCTCTGTTATAAGTGTAAAGTGCAGAAGAACAGTAGTTGTGTTAAAGATAAGGTCATATTGTTGAATGAAAGAGTTTTAGGTTTGGATGTGGATATTAGCTGGGCTTTAGATCCAGACGAATTCCCGGGACTCTACTGCACTTCAGGGAAAACCAGTTGTAAGGATGTAGAGTTCCATGAGGAATGCATATGTCCAGAATGTGACCTCTGGAAAGAAAATGATCTTGCCAGTGCTTTACCTAAAGGTTCTTTCTGTGCTGATGGGCCTTCCAGTTCTTGTGAACTGGGACAGTGCAAACCATTATCTAAAGATATTGGAGAAAAGATTTTAAGAAAATATTACACACCCTTTTAA
- a CDS encoding citryl-CoA lyase: MISEEVLKGIFQPRSSPWRTSITKVEPNRLVTQGYPQEELIGNISFPEMIHLLIKGVLPTKNQEKMLQAILVSFCDHGITPPSTQSARLMASAGSPVNACLAGGILAFGENHAGAIELAMKMLQEGIESSKTNEFSIKETAHNLVNQYSEQNKKIPGFGHRYHKEDPRAPRLIELSKEYNCFGEHAELAMNIQDILSKEKGIKMNIDGANAALLSDMGFDWRVGCGLFIVGRVPGLLAHIQEEKTQEKPFRKLMDVDEIAPDLSHGSKIKSFPKI, from the coding sequence ATGATAAGTGAAGAAGTATTAAAGGGCATCTTCCAGCCTAGGAGCAGCCCCTGGAGAACATCCATTACCAAAGTGGAGCCTAACCGACTTGTGACACAGGGTTACCCTCAGGAAGAGCTCATTGGCAATATATCGTTTCCTGAAATGATACATTTGTTAATTAAAGGCGTTCTGCCCACCAAAAATCAGGAAAAAATGCTGCAAGCAATCCTGGTTTCTTTCTGCGACCATGGTATTACCCCACCAAGTACCCAATCAGCCAGATTAATGGCCTCAGCAGGTTCACCTGTTAACGCCTGTTTGGCTGGTGGAATTCTAGCATTTGGGGAAAATCATGCTGGAGCCATTGAACTGGCTATGAAAATGTTACAGGAAGGAATAGAGTCATCCAAAACTAATGAGTTTTCCATCAAAGAAACTGCACACAATCTGGTAAATCAATACAGTGAGCAGAATAAAAAAATACCCGGTTTTGGTCACCGCTATCACAAAGAAGATCCCAGGGCACCCCGATTGATTGAACTGTCCAAGGAATATAATTGCTTTGGAGAGCATGCAGAACTTGCAATGAATATTCAGGATATCCTTTCTAAAGAAAAAGGAATTAAAATGAATATTGATGGTGCAAATGCAGCATTACTCTCAGATATGGGTTTTGATTGGAGAGTGGGATGTGGCTTATTTATTGTTGGTAGAGTTCCAGGACTTCTGGCACATATCCAGGAGGAAAAAACCCAGGAAAAACCCTTCCGAAAATTGATGGATGTGGATGAAATTGCCCCAGATTTAAGTCATGGAAGCAAAATAAAATCATTTCCAAAGATTTAG
- a CDS encoding phosphate ABC transporter substrate-binding protein, protein MDMKYIIGIIVAIIVIVGAYLVLSGGSGQEKITIVGSTSVQPVAEKLATEYMKKNPNVKITVQGGGSSVGIKSVEDGTASIGTSSKSLKANESQGLTQWEIGKDGIAIIVNKNNAINGLTLEQVKGILSGNITNWKEVGGSDAKINVVVREEGSGTRDAVQEIVLGKTANGTKVAFVKEAIVQSSTEAVQQAVAQDPNAIGFISFAAVKDTKALQINNVAPTEATILDGTYKIQRPFLFLVKGDPKGAIKAFIDWVNGPEGQAIIKSDKVVPTGKQVNSTS, encoded by the coding sequence ATGGACATGAAGTACATAATAGGAATAATAGTAGCCATAATTGTAATTGTCGGTGCTTATCTTGTCCTCTCCGGAGGCAGTGGACAGGAAAAGATCACCATTGTTGGTTCTACTTCTGTACAACCTGTTGCTGAGAAATTAGCCACAGAATATATGAAGAAGAATCCCAATGTGAAGATAACTGTTCAAGGTGGAGGATCATCTGTGGGTATCAAGAGTGTTGAAGATGGAACCGCAAGCATCGGAACCAGTTCCAAATCACTGAAAGCAAACGAATCTCAAGGATTAACTCAGTGGGAAATTGGTAAAGATGGAATAGCCATCATCGTCAATAAAAACAATGCCATCAACGGCCTAACCTTAGAACAGGTTAAAGGTATATTATCTGGAAACATCACCAACTGGAAAGAAGTTGGAGGATCTGATGCCAAGATAAATGTGGTTGTCCGTGAAGAAGGCTCAGGTACCCGTGATGCAGTCCAGGAGATTGTGTTGGGTAAAACTGCCAATGGTACTAAGGTAGCTTTCGTCAAAGAAGCTATCGTGCAGAGTTCCACTGAAGCAGTTCAACAAGCTGTGGCACAAGATCCTAACGCCATAGGATTTATTTCATTCGCTGCAGTGAAAGATACCAAAGCCTTGCAAATAAATAATGTGGCACCTACTGAAGCAACCATACTTGATGGTACTTACAAAATCCAGAGACCGTTCTTGTTCCTGGTTAAAGGAGATCCAAAAGGAGCAATTAAAGCATTCATTGACTGGGTTAACGGACCAGAAGGACAGGCTATTATAAAGTCGGATAAAGTGGTGCCTACGGGTAAACAGGTAAACAGCACATCTTAG
- a CDS encoding phosphate ABC transporter substrate-binding protein: MDLKYGIGLLVILIIFIAVYTVSSGSNYERIEIAGSTSVQPLAEKLADKYMEEHPHVRVDVMGGGSGLGIRSVSQDIIAIGTSSKELKSSEKNGLIDYTIGKEGIVLAVNLNNPVNDLTKSQLKEIFAGNITNWKEVGGPDAKINLVIREDGSGTRKAFEDIVMNKTKVKSDAIVQTSTESIKLAVKQDPYAIGYISLAHMTPDVKALKIDGVSPTMETVKEGSYKLQRPFLFITKGEPKGAVKEFINWCLGPEGQEIVKEENIVPITS; encoded by the coding sequence ATGGACCTGAAATATGGGATAGGTTTACTGGTTATACTAATAATTTTTATCGCAGTCTACACGGTCAGTTCAGGAAGCAATTATGAGCGGATAGAGATTGCTGGTTCGACATCGGTTCAACCATTAGCTGAAAAACTTGCTGATAAATATATGGAGGAACATCCCCATGTTCGGGTTGATGTCATGGGGGGAGGATCTGGTCTGGGAATAAGGAGTGTTTCACAGGATATAATTGCAATCGGAACCAGTTCTAAAGAATTAAAATCATCTGAAAAAAATGGGCTGATAGATTACACTATTGGTAAAGAGGGAATCGTGTTGGCAGTTAATCTTAATAATCCTGTTAATGATTTGACAAAAAGCCAGCTTAAAGAAATATTCGCTGGAAACATCACCAACTGGAAAGAAGTGGGAGGGCCTGATGCTAAAATAAATCTAGTTATAAGAGAAGATGGATCTGGCACAAGAAAGGCCTTTGAAGACATTGTGATGAACAAAACTAAGGTAAAATCTGATGCTATTGTCCAAACTTCAACAGAATCCATTAAACTAGCGGTAAAACAGGATCCCTATGCCATTGGTTACATCTCTCTGGCCCATATGACTCCTGATGTAAAGGCCCTGAAAATTGATGGGGTTTCTCCAACTATGGAAACAGTAAAAGAAGGTTCTTACAAGCTACAAAGACCCTTCCTGTTTATTACTAAGGGAGAACCTAAAGGCGCAGTAAAAGAATTCATTAATTGGTGTTTAGGTCCTGAAGGGCAGGAAATCGTAAAAGAAGAAAATATAGTTCCTATAACATCATAA
- the pstC gene encoding phosphate ABC transporter permease subunit PstC gives MSKWNEEFFIEKGLLFTAISSIIIIALIIIFIFKEGIPALQSAGFFSFLFGMEWAPSDGKYGIFPMIIGSLGITALSLLMAVPLGVLCAIFLAEIAPTTMRKILNPTIQTLAGIPSVVYGFFGLVLLVPFMRSQFGGTGFSMFTASVILTVMILPIIVSVSEDALRSIPQEYKEASLALGATHWQTIKNVIFPAAIPGIITSVILGMGRAIGETLAIIMVAGNVVQIPGSIFDPVRALTSNIAIEMGYATGIHYNALFATGIVLVFMIILLLILANYFHYKKKVTIGGGYL, from the coding sequence ATGTCTAAGTGGAATGAAGAGTTTTTCATTGAAAAAGGGCTGTTGTTTACAGCCATATCCTCCATAATAATCATCGCCTTAATAATTATTTTCATATTCAAGGAGGGGATCCCCGCATTACAAAGTGCGGGGTTCTTCAGCTTCTTGTTTGGAATGGAGTGGGCCCCCTCAGATGGGAAGTATGGAATCTTTCCCATGATTATTGGATCCCTGGGAATCACCGCTCTTTCACTTCTAATGGCAGTTCCATTAGGGGTATTGTGTGCAATATTTTTAGCAGAAATTGCACCAACTACCATGCGGAAAATTCTCAATCCCACCATCCAGACCTTGGCAGGGATCCCTTCTGTGGTCTACGGGTTTTTTGGATTGGTGTTACTGGTGCCATTTATGAGATCACAGTTTGGGGGAACTGGTTTCAGCATGTTCACAGCATCAGTCATTTTAACCGTCATGATCTTACCCATAATTGTTAGTGTTTCTGAAGATGCTCTTAGATCAATTCCACAGGAATACAAAGAAGCATCCTTGGCTCTGGGAGCCACTCACTGGCAGACCATTAAAAATGTTATTTTCCCAGCAGCCATCCCCGGTATTATCACTTCAGTTATATTGGGAATGGGAAGGGCTATTGGTGAAACCCTGGCTATCATCATGGTTGCAGGTAACGTAGTTCAGATACCTGGCTCAATATTTGACCCAGTACGTGCTTTAACCTCCAACATCGCCATTGAAATGGGTTATGCAACTGGAATTCACTACAATGCCTTATTTGCCACTGGAATCGTGCTGGTTTTTATGATTATCCTTTTGCTCATATTAGCAAACTACTTCCACTATAAAAAGAAGGTTACCATTGGGGGTGGATATTTATGA